AAATATCCTTTGAGATGTAAAAGAAATTTCATCCTTTTCCTTGTTCATAACTCGAATATACTTAATGGAAAATCACAATACTTAGCTACAGAGATAGATGTTATTCTTCTTTCTTCTCAGGATCTGAAAGCTTGTTTTTATCATTATCTGAAACATTAGACAAATCAGCTTGTACAGAAAGGCAAGACTCTAATTCATAGAAGACAGTTAAACTCTCACTTCCTTCTTAGATCTCTTAACAAAGGTATATAATAATACAAATTCCCAACTAAGGGAGATAAGAAAAATAATATTTGCTCTTTTTTGAGGCAGGGCTGACGCATTAAAGTTACACCACTATTTGGATGTCTATTTCGGACACGATGCCTCGCACAAGAGAACGAGGAATGTGGTGCAGATTATGGATATCATTCAAAAGATTAATTTACTCATTATAGAGCGACTAAAAACGAATATGAAGTCCTCAATCCCTCGTATCCAAAGAAACTGGCTCGAATGAAGCCACAACAACTAATCACAATACAATTTTAATGCGTCACCCCTGATTTTTGAGGGCTTAGACATATACTTTCGTGGCAATTTAACTACCTTCGCCAAAAGGAATAAATGTTCATTGAGTTATTGCAAAAAGAAGAAAGGGAAAGAGGCTCGCTCGTTGACAAGTCGTAACCCCTCTCCCTTTTGACACAAATTACTCCTTTGATTTTCTGATAGATATACTCGTCTGTATATCTTCTGCGGGCGTAGTCCGTTGCGATCAACATTTTGGCCTTCTCTTCTTTTTCTGACAAAGGCTCACGCCCCAGTATCTCCCCATTTCCCGTCTTGGCAAATTCCACCAACTTTCCGATAAACTCCTGTTGGTCGGGAGTGGGCGGTATATGATGCAGGATTTCATTCTTCGCCGGGCGGTCGATACTGATATCCTCGGCAGAGCGATAATCCGTTATCTCCGCATAGAACGCGGCCAGCTCAGGGACTTTAATAAAATAGCGGAAACGTTCCTTCTGTACGATTTCATTCGTTACCGAAAATTCGTAATCAATCGATTTCTTGGCGAAAATAGCCGCCCACGCATCGAATGTGGTGATGCCTTGCCGCTCCAGTTCGTTCGGACGAAGGTATTTGAATAAAAGATACAGTTCCGTAAGACTGTTGGAAATGGTGGTTCCCGAAAGGAATGTCGCACCCAAATCTTTACCTGTCCTGTCCTGAATCGTCCGCAGAGCAAAGAGCATATTGAGGGCGCGCTGTGAACCTTCGGCATTTCCCAATCCCGCGACACGGTCATGTCTGGTCGTAAAAATCAGGTTTTTGAAACGATGCGATTCATCGACGTAAAGATGGTCGATACCCATCAGGCGAAAATCCACCATGTCGTCTTTCCGGTTCTCAATCTGAAAAGCAATACGCTCCAGCTTGGCTTCGAGGTTTTGTTGTCTTTTGATAAGTCCCTTTTCCATTGCACGAGATATTTCCTTACCTTCCCTTCGAAGGAGTTCCAGATTCTCCTCCACACTATCGAGTTCCGCTTGCAGTATCTGCCGCTGTATCTCGGGCGATTGAGGGATCATACCGAACTGTTCGTGTGTCAGGATAATGGCATCCCAGTTATTATTTTTCATCTCATGGAAGATTTTTATCCGCTTGGCCGGAGTAAAATCTTCTTTGCCGGGATACAACACTTTGGCATTGGGATAAGCCGTACAGTAGGTTTGGGCAATCTCGTGAACATTGGCTTTCAAGGCAATAATAACAGGCTTATTGACTAGTCCTAACCGTTTTTTCTCATAAGAGCTTACGCACATGATCAGCGTTTTTCCTCCGCCGACTTCGTGATCGATAATCCCTCCGCCGTTGAGAATATCCATCCATACGGCATCTTTTTGGCTCTTGTACAGATCCGGGATGCCGAGTCCTTTTAAGTCCAGCCCCGGAAAGTTTTGATGCGAACCGTCATAATCAGGACGTACAAAACAGTTGAATGTGCGGTTATACTTCTCTGCCAACCGTTCTTTGAACTCCTCGGATTGTTCATTCAACCAGTCGGTAAAGCCGTTTCGTATTTCATCGATCTTTGAGTTGGCAAGTTGAATAGACTCAGCGTCCCGTATCTTCACCTCTCTCAATTCTCCGTCGATGTATTTATTGACCTTCTTTGTAATGTCCGGCGATGTGTTGTGCAAGGCATGTTTCATCAGGGCAATGCCGTCGAACGTTCGACTTTGGGTCTTTACCGCAAATTGATCCCATATCTTTACGTTTTTACTGTTTGTAGTGAGGGTATATTCATCCCGGCTTGGGGCATAGTGTATCGAAACGTCCGTGTCGAACAGGTATGAAGCATATTTACTGTAAATTCCTGTCGGAATCCATCGTTCGCCGAAATTAAAATCCAACTCATCGAAAAGAATTGGCCGGGGAATCGCTTCGCGTAAAGCCGAAAGAGACTCTTTGGCCGCTTTATGGTCAGCATGGTTCTCCAGAAAACGTTTCACCTGTTCGGCTTTGGAAATGACATTGCCACTGATGAACTTATCCTTGATTTCGTAAGCTCCGATCATGGGATTGAAGTAAACCGTGCCTTTTAGTTCATCTAATAGCTCCTCGGATGTTCCTCCCGTGAGTTCCGCCATATACTCGAGGTTTACGGTTGCGTATTTGTTGAGAGAAGCAGTCAGGGCTTCTCTGGCATTACGGGCATGAGTTATCTCGTTCGGATTGAATGCGACGGGTTGCCGGAATATATCGGCTTTGACGGCTTTGCCATCGATGTAGCGTTCGAGTGAGAGGATTTCCGTTCCTCCCGTGTCCATCTTGATCAGGCTGAGATTTTTGGGGTCGTTGATGTTCCCGAAACGACGGATAAAATCGTCATAAAGCCTGTTCAGCATTTCCCGAAGGACAGGATTCGCTTCCAATCGTGTCGCTTCGTTACTGTACAGGTGGTGATAAGTGTCCCGTATCTCAATATAAAGGGACGCTTTCGCCTGCTGTGTAGCCGTAAGTTGAAGCGGATGGAACATCGGCTGAAATCCGTTTATATCTCGCAAATAGCCGATACGGTTGTTTTCATCGGTTATCAGTGAGCCTTCACGATAATGGGCCGGTATCTCTTCGGTACGACTGTAAGGAGTAGGCTTCATTTGCTCTTGCTGTTCTTGCTCAGTTGTCTTCTGCAAACCGGGCAGTTTCTCTTCCTTGCGAGTATCGAGTACAGGATTTGCATCGGAGAGCTTTTGTTTTAGTTGCTCCCGTTTTTGAGCGGCTTCGTAAGCCATCTCCTCTCTCCAGTCCATGAAAAGGAGAGCTTGCTCCGATTCTACTTTGGGTTTTGTTCGCTTGGGCTTTTTGACTTGGCTGCGTTCCTCTTGCGAGAGACCAAAGAGGTCGTAGAGTGTAATGACCGGTGTTTGCGAAACAGAGCCGGCTTTCTCCTCCGCAGTCGGCTCATTGCTTACAGAGAATCCCTTGTCAAAAAGAGAGCGTTGGTGTATTCCTCCGGTAGTCTGTTTCGGTACACTTGTCGCCGCTTCTTTTGGGATGTAGTCTTCGGGCAATGGCGGACGTTGCGAAAAAAGTTTTCGATCCGATTCGTTTATAAATTCACTAAAAGACTCTATATCCTCTTGCGTGGGTTGATAACGTTCACTCGAAGATGAAATTTGCTGAACGGTTGATAACCCGTTTTCATTCGATTGTTCTTCGGAAAAAACGTCTTGAAAACCGAACGAATTTTCTTCCCTATCAAGCAGCACGGTACTTTTCCTCTCTTCCTTATGGGCGTAGATACGGTAATGCCACAAATCCAGATGCCGGGCAAAGTCTTCTTTCAGCATTTGCCCCAAATCCCGGGCAATACCGTCTATCCCTCCTTCGTGCGTAAAGACAATGGCCGGTTTACCGTAAGGATCGGTATCTACTTTTGAGAGACCTTTGAAAAATAAGGAGGTGGAGGGAAGAGGAGTTCTTCGCATAAAAGGAGCGAGTGAAAAGGGTGGCAGTAAGGAGTGAAAGTAGTTGTAAATCCCCCCTTGAGGAGCTACTTGCACGAGCTCCTCAAGGGTGGTTATGCCTTATCCTACGGATGAGGACATAATTATCCCCGGGGTTCTGTATAAATTAAAGGCGATGCTTTCAAGAATGTTTTGAGTATGGGTCTTGGCAAGTCCCCGGTATCGACATCGTCCGCCATGAAACCACCGCCGAATACTGCCAAAGGTGCGTTCGATGGTGCTCCGTATCGGACCGATTGCTTTGTTTCCTTGCTTCTCTTCCTCGGTCAATGCCCTGTTGCGTTGTGCCTTGTGCATAATGCCGTCTTGAAGGTGATGGGTTTGCAGGTAGGAACGATTTTCCCCGCAAGCATATCCTTTGTCCGCCAAGACGGCTGTGCCTTGAGGTATGTTTGCACCCTGCAATAGCGGAATAAACTCCTTCGTGTCACTGCGGTTCGCTGCTGTCGTTATCACCTTTTGAACAATGCCTTGAACATTGGCCGGACAATGCTTTTTGTATCCGTAGTGATAACGCTTTTGTTTGTACACCCAACGGGCTTCTTCATCCGTCCCTTTACGCCGGCGGACAACCTGTTTTTGATAATCCTCCTCTGCCTCTTTTTCCGCCTCGCTCCGATTGTCTTCTCTGTCGTCTGCGACTTCAATCGTAATGCTTCCGTTGGGTTTATGTGGCGTCTCCACAAGGCTTGCATCGACAAGCACCCCTTCCCTGACCGAAATGTGATGGCGCGAAAGTTGTTTGTTAAACTGCGCCAATAGTTTGTCCATGAGACCCAACTCTGTCAGTGCCGAACGAAATCGACTGATGGTGCTGTGGTCGGGAGATACCTCTTCCATCTTCAGTCCCAAGAATCGGGAAAAGGTGATTGAATCATTGATGCGCTCCTCCAAAGCACAATCACTGAGGTTGTACCATGTCTCCAAAAGCAACATCTTGAATAAGAGAATCACGTCATAAGCCGGGGCACCGATGGCATTTTGTCGCTTCGTGTTTTTCTTGTTGATCAGCGTCCTGATCGGACGCCAATCGATAAGCCTGTCAACCTGATTGAGGAAGTCGTTTTGTGCTTTGCGATAACGCTTTGAAAGGAGTGCGTCTGCAAATGTTACATGCTCATCGGTATTCTTGAATTGGTATGCCATGGGAGGAATATTATGCTGTTTTTACTACTCAAATATACAAAATAACTCCCTATTATACAATGAATTAACAGGCAAAATACACACCAATCGCCGTGCAAAGGTCTCCGTCTTAGGAGTCTCGATAGGGATCCCTTAGGGGTCTCAGCAAAGGCAGCCCTCTACTGTCATTTCGGAGGAAAAACAAAGCATCCTGCATTATCGTGGGAGGAATGAGTACTTTTGCAGGGAATCATATTATTTGCTTGAGCCGGTCAAGATTAGGAATCCGGTCTTTCCGATTATGAAAAAGAAAGTGGCATTAATCACAGGAATTACAGGGCAGGACGGCTCTTTCCTCGCCGAGTTTCTGATAGAAAAGGGGTACGAAGTGCACGGTATCCTGCGCCGTTCGTCTTCGTTCAATACGGGACGAATCGAACACCTCTATCTCGACGAATGGGTACGGGACATGAAGCGCGAGCGACTGATCAATCTGCACTACGGGGACATGACGGACAGCTCCTCTTTGGTACGCATCATTCAGACCACTCGCCCCTCGGAAATATACAATCTGGCCGCTCAAAGCCACGTCAAGGTGTCGTTCGACGTTCCGGAGTACACGGCAGAAGCCGATGCCGTGGGTACGCTTCGCCTCTTGGAAGCGGTGCGAATACTCGGATTGGAGAAGGAAACGCGGATCTATCAAGCCTCTACATCCGAGCTGTTCGGCAAGGTGCAGGAAGTGCCCCAACGGGAGAGCACTCCGTTTTATCCCCGATCGCCATACGGAGTGGCCAAGCAGTATGCTTTCTGGATCACGAAGAACTATCGCGAGAGCTACGGCATGTTTGCCGTCAATGGCATTCTCTTCAACCATGAGAGCGAACGCCGTGGCGAAACCTTTGTCACCAGAAAGATCACGCTGGCTGCAGCCCGCATCAAGCAAGGTTTTCAGGACAAGCTCTACCTCGGCAATCTGGATGCCCGTCGCGACTGGGGCTATGCTCGCGACTACGTGGAGTGTATGTGGCTGATGCTACAGCACGATATACCGGAAGACTTCGTCATTGCCACAGGGGAGATGCACAGTGTACGCGAGTTCGCCACCCTGGCATTTCGCGAAGTCGGCATAGAGCTGGAGTGGAAAGGCTGCGGAGTGGAGGAGCAAGGTATAGACATCGCCACGGGACGGGTTTTGGTAGAGGTGGATCCCAAATACTTCCGTCCCTGCGAAGTGGATCAGCTATTGGGCGACCCGACCAAAGCCAAGACTTTACTAAGATGGAATCCGACAAAAACCTCTTTCGAAGAATTGGTACGAATCATGGTCGAAGCAGACATGAGATTTGTCCGAAAATTGCATATGAGAGCCGAAATAGACAATTCTCACAATGAATAAAGATGCCAAAATCTATGTGGCCGGTCATCGTGGTTTGGTGGGATCGGCCATTTGGAACAATCTCCGCCGGAAGGGTTATACCAACCTTGTCGGACGAACTCATCAGGAGCTGGACTTGCTCGATGCCGTAGCCGTCAGAGAGTTTTTCGACAAGGAAAAGCCTCAATACGTATTTCTCGCAGCAGCCTATGTGGGAGGCATCATGGCGAACAACCGTTTCCGTGCCGACTTCATCTATCGCAATCTGGGTATTCAGCAGAATATCATCGGAGAAAGCTACAGACACCGTGTCAGCAAGCTGATGTTTCTCGGCAGCACCTGTATCTATCCGCGTGATGCCCGTCAGCCGATGCGTGAGGAAGAATTGCTGACAGCTCCGCTGGAATACACCAACGAGCCGTATGCCATAGCCAAAATCGCAGGGCTGAAGATGTGCGAGAGCTTCAACCTCCAATACGGTACCAATTATATAGCAGTGATGCCGACCAACCTGTACGGGCCCAACGACAATTTCGATTTGGAACGAAGCCACGTGCTTCCGGCCATGATCAGGAAGATTTACTTGGCCGATCGTCTACTTCGCCACGATGAGGAAGCCGTTCGCACGGATTTGTCCATACGTCCTGTCGAAGGCATCGACGGATCTGCTTCTTTCGATGATATTCTCTCATTGCTCAAGCGGTACGGCATCACGGCCGAAAAGGTAAGTCTCTGGGGTACAGGCCGTCCGATGCGCGAATTTCTATGGAGCGAGGAGATGGCCGATGCCTGCGTATTCCTCGTGGAGCACTGCGACTTCGCCGATATGTATCCCCACGGGACTCAAGAGATCCGCAACTGCCATATCAACATTGGCACCGGGGAGGAAATCTCCATTCGCGATTTGGCTTCGCTGATAGCAAAGAGCATCGGTTACGAGGGCCTTATCGAGTTCGACTCCTCCAAACCGGACGGCACGATGCGCAAACTGACGGATGTAAGCAAGCTCCATGCCTTAGGCTGGAAGCATCGGATCGACATAACCACAGGTGTACGAATGTTAGTGGATTGGTATCGTCCGAAATAGGCATTTGCATACCCGCTTTCATTTATCGAACCAAAAGCAATTAACAGATTGATTATTTGCTACCTTTGCAGAGTTGCTGAATGAAACACATTTGCAATTATCATCTTAATCATAAACAATCTTATTCTAATTAGGATTATGGAAAATATCGATTGGTCATCGCTCTCATTCGGTTATAGGAAGACCGACTACAACGTGCGCTGTTACTATCGCAACGGCAAGTGGGGAGAGCTTGAAGTATCCTCAGAGGAAACGATCACGATGCACATGGCTGCCACTTGTCTCCACTACGGACAGGAAGCATTCGAAGGGATGAAGGCTTTCCGTGGCAAAGATGGCAAGATCCGCCTCTTCCGCATGGATGAGAATGCCAAGCGCATGAACAGATCATGCCAAGGTGTGGTAATGGCCGAGCTGCCGCAGGAAATCTTCGAAGCAGCTGTAATCAAGGCCGTAAAGATGAACGAGCGTTTCGTTCCTCCTTACGAAAGCGGAGCTTCTCTTTACATCCGTCCGCTTCTTATCGGACTGGGTGCACAAGTGGGTGTGAAGCCGGCTCCCGAGTATCTCTTCATCGTCTTTGTAACGCCCGTAGGGCCGTATTTCAAAGAAGGATTCAAACCGACCAAGATGGCCATCTTCCGCGACTATGACCGTGCAGCTCCTCTGGGTACGGGTACGATCAAAGTGGGCGGTAACTATGCAGCCGGTATGATCCCCACAGTGAAAGCTCACGAAATGGGCTACTCTGCAGCTATCTTCTTGGATGCCAAAGAAAAGAAGTACATAGACGAAGCCGGTCCGGCCAACTTCTTCGCCATCAAGAACAATACTTATATCACTCCCGAATCCAGCTCTATCCTGCCCTCTATCACAAACAAGAGTCTGATGCAGGTGGCTCAGGATCTGGGTCTGAAGGTAGAGCGTCGTCCGGTAGCCGAAGAAGAGCTTGCTACTTTCGAAGAAGCAGGTGCTTGTGGTACGGCAGCCGTGATAAGCCCTATCTCCGAGATAGACGACTTGGAGAACAACAAACAGTACGTCATCAGCAAGGACGGCAAACCGGGTCCGTGGTGTGAAAAGCTCTATCACGAACTTCGTGCCATCCAGTATGGCGACAAGCCCGACACTCATGGTTGGGTGACAATCCTCGACTAATACTTAAAAACGTCTATTCGCTTACAAGAAAGGCATCGCAACCGGCCCCCGTAGTGGGAGGTTGCGATGCCTTTCTTTATTCCTTATAAGTAAACCCTAAAAGGGTAGATTATAATGCTCTATAAGGTTCATTCCTTACAGAACATTTCACGATCCTTGATTTTCTTCGGATCCGTGTAGAACTTCTCCCACCATGGTTTCTCATCCTTCGTGCGAGGAGCTTTCGTCAAAAACAATCTCATATTATCTTCTTCCGCCTGTGCCAGATTCACCCTGAAGTGGTAGTGATCAAAGATCCGCAAAGCTTCTATCATATAAGATATGGCTACTTTCCGATCCTTGATGAGCAGGAGATTCTCTCCGTTCTTACGGTCTGCAGTACCGGAAAAATTGTATGATCCCAGATAGACACGGGCAGTAGGCTTATCGAAGTCAATTACTATAAACTTGTGGTGCATACGTGTACCGCCACCTCCGGTCGGTTCTGATTTGAATGGCTCCGGCATGTTTTTACTGATAGCTTGCGGATACACAGGCATAAGATTGCCATTGGGCTTTTGCAGATTGAGTCCTCCCATTCTTTTATCCGAGATACCATAGACGAATACATCGTCTTTCTCCAACACACGTACTATTTCTTCCTTAAGAGAACCGGTCGTCTGCGCCAGGAAAGCCAGTGAATAGAAGAGACTCGACTCAGTATTAGCGACATCTGACGCAATAGCATCCAACAAAGCATTGTCTTTGGAATGCGGAGAGAAAGATACTTGAGCATCTATACCCGAAAGATTCAGATCATTCCACTGAGCAGAACTTGTCTTGCCGAATCGCGGTGTCGAACAATTCCAATAATTCTCAAAAGCATCCCAAAACGGTTTTATAGCCTCCTCTCCTCGAACGACAACAACATTATTGGACTGCACATACAAACCTCGCCAAGTGAAATTAGTAGATCCACAGACAGCAGCTTTTACCTTAGAGCCGTTCACCACAATCGTTTTGTTGTGCTGCAATTGTCCCATGTGCTGTCGTTTCGCCTTACCATTGGTCGAAGAAAGCAGCCTTTCAAAGGCGATGCTTTCAGCCGAATCGTGTTCGTTATGTTCCGCACTATCGTCGATGATAATGGAAAGCCTTTCTCCCAATTGTATAAATCGCTCCACGACAGCGGGAAGATTGAAGTCGAACGCCACGACCCTTACTTCGGCCGTTCGATCAGCTATAGCTTCGTCTAAAAGACGGAGCAAAGCCTCTACAGCATCGAACCCCATCCAAGAGAGTGCAGTGGGAGCTTTCGGGTGAGTAGGTACAAAGTCGATTCCCGACTTCGAGTCCTTCGGCAACAATGCTGCCACTCCTCCTCCATCCGAAAATCTATCGACAAAAGCCTGAGACGAAATGAATCCGCGAGTGAATGCCACATCAAGACAGTCCGGGTAGGTCTCGCGATGCAATACTACTTCCACTCGCTGCTCCTCCCCATAACTCAATTCATCATAATAGTTCATAAAAACGGGTTTTACCACATAGACGAAAGCTCCGTTTTTATCTGCATTGCGAGGAAAGTGTACCCAGCGAAACATTTGGAAAGGAGACAAAAGGGAGGACTTGGCCACTTTACACACAGTTCCATCCTGATTGAGGAAAGAAAGCCTGTTCTTCAAAGCATAGTAGCGATCGCCATCCGGCTCCTTGTACTCTATGGAAAAACCGACAAAATCCCGAGGGGGACGCCCCTTTTTCCAATTCATGGCCAAAAGAACCATGCCGTCTCCTCTATATACTTTCAAGGAAAATACAGCCTTTTCGTTTTTACCGGTCAAAATAAAATCTTCTGAATACTGTCCCATAATCATATTTGTTAATGGTCAAATATAATGAAAGATTGTTTTGAAAACCAATATGAACTGTTGCATGGGAGTTTCATTGAGCTCTTTTGCTGCAGAGCTGATTCTTAGTGTCTTCGGGAAAGATCAAACCTCCGGTATATGGACATCGAGCAAACAGAAATTTCCCCAAGTTTCTTTCAGAGGTGGATACTTGAGGTTCGCAGAGACTCACATGAAGCACTCCTTTTTTCGTCAAATCAATGCTTGTGCCGATAGGTGAGAAACAAGAAATGATTGTCAGCTGTTTCTTGCTTCCTGCACGATGCAGGACGCGATTGTCGGCTGATTCTTGCTTCCTGCACGATGCAGGACGCGATTGTCAGCTGATTCTTGCTTCCTGCACGATGCAGGACGCGATTGTCAGTTGATTCTTGCTTCCTGCACGATGCAGGACGCGATTGTCAGCTGATTCTTGCTTCCTGCACGATGCAGGACGTGATTGTCAGCTGATTCTTGCTTCCTGCACGATGCAGGACGCGATTGTCAGCTGATTCTTGCTTCCTGCACGATGCAGGACGTGATTGTCAGCTGATTCTTGCTTCCTGCACGATGCAGGACGCGATTGTCAGCTGATTCTTGCTTCCTGCACGATGCAGGACGTGATTGTCAGCTGATTCTTGCTTCCTGCACGATGCAGGACGCGATTGTCAGCTGATTCTGCTCCCATCAATGCGCTAACTATCAGCTGTTTGCAACTATTTTATAGGACTTTCATTGAAGTCTTTTGCCGCAGAGCTGATTCTTAAGTGTTTTTCAGATTACTTGAGGTTTGCAGAGAGATCGCATGAAGCTCTCCTTTCTTCGTCAAATCAATGCTTGTGTCTGTCTTGATCAATATGAGAGGGGGGTTATTGTGCAACGGTCTCTTTAATAATAAATTGTATTTCTCGTTTATTCATTGGTTTAGTTAGTATTTTTGCGCTATCATGAGATTATCAGAATTACATACGGGCTATCAAGCAGTAATCGTACGAGTAGAAGGTCGCGGGGTATTCCGCAAACGGATTTTAGAAATGGGATTTGTGCACGGCAAGACGATTACCGTCGTCCAGTGTGCCCCATTGCGGGATCCGGTCTATTATCGCATCATGGACTACAATGTCTCTTTACGGAGAGAGGATGCAGCCAAAATAGAAGTGGAGCTCATATCCTCGAATGCGACTTCTTCACCGGCAAGCAATGACATAGGAGAGCAATCCGCAAATCCCGATTCGAACGAATCCATTCCAACAAATCCGACAGAGGATATTTCAGCGAAGACAAAATCGGAAATAGAGATCGAAGTCAAGCCGAACGGACATGTAATACGCGTTGCCCTGATAGGAAATCCCAACTGCGGTAAGACCTCCATATTCAACCGCGCCAGCGGTGCCCATGAACATGTGGGGAACTATAGCGGTGTGACGGTAGAAGCGAAAGAAGGTCTCTTCCGGCACGGGGACTACAAGATAGAGATTATCGACCTGCCCGGCACCTACTCTCTTTCTCCATACAGTCCTGAAGAACTGTATATTCGCCAATATCTAAGCGAGGAAACCCGTCCCGATCTGGTGCTGAATGTA
This genomic stretch from Porphyromonas gingivalis ATCC 33277 harbors:
- a CDS encoding phospholipase D-like domain-containing protein → MGQYSEDFILTGKNEKAVFSLKVYRGDGMVLLAMNWKKGRPPRDFVGFSIEYKEPDGDRYYALKNRLSFLNQDGTVCKVAKSSLLSPFQMFRWVHFPRNADKNGAFVYVVKPVFMNYYDELSYGEEQRVEVVLHRETYPDCLDVAFTRGFISSQAFVDRFSDGGGVAALLPKDSKSGIDFVPTHPKAPTALSWMGFDAVEALLRLLDEAIADRTAEVRVVAFDFNLPAVVERFIQLGERLSIIIDDSAEHNEHDSAESIAFERLLSSTNGKAKRQHMGQLQHNKTIVVNGSKVKAAVCGSTNFTWRGLYVQSNNVVVVRGEEAIKPFWDAFENYWNCSTPRFGKTSSAQWNDLNLSGIDAQVSFSPHSKDNALLDAIASDVANTESSLFYSLAFLAQTTGSLKEEIVRVLEKDDVFVYGISDKRMGGLNLQKPNGNLMPVYPQAISKNMPEPFKSEPTGGGGTRMHHKFIVIDFDKPTARVYLGSYNFSGTADRKNGENLLLIKDRKVAISYMIEALRIFDHYHFRVNLAQAEEDNMRLFLTKAPRTKDEKPWWEKFYTDPKKIKDREMFCKE
- a CDS encoding branched-chain amino acid aminotransferase → MENIDWSSLSFGYRKTDYNVRCYYRNGKWGELEVSSEETITMHMAATCLHYGQEAFEGMKAFRGKDGKIRLFRMDENAKRMNRSCQGVVMAELPQEIFEAAVIKAVKMNERFVPPYESGASLYIRPLLIGLGAQVGVKPAPEYLFIVFVTPVGPYFKEGFKPTKMAIFRDYDRAAPLGTGTIKVGGNYAAGMIPTVKAHEMGYSAAIFLDAKEKKYIDEAGPANFFAIKNNTYITPESSSILPSITNKSLMQVAQDLGLKVERRPVAEEELATFEEAGACGTAAVISPISEIDDLENNKQYVISKDGKPGPWCEKLYHELRAIQYGDKPDTHGWVTILD
- a CDS encoding IS5 family transposase, with the translated sequence MAYQFKNTDEHVTFADALLSKRYRKAQNDFLNQVDRLIDWRPIRTLINKKNTKRQNAIGAPAYDVILLFKMLLLETWYNLSDCALEERINDSITFSRFLGLKMEEVSPDHSTISRFRSALTELGLMDKLLAQFNKQLSRHHISVREGVLVDASLVETPHKPNGSITIEVADDREDNRSEAEKEAEEDYQKQVVRRRKGTDEEARWVYKQKRYHYGYKKHCPANVQGIVQKVITTAANRSDTKEFIPLLQGANIPQGTAVLADKGYACGENRSYLQTHHLQDGIMHKAQRNRALTEEEKQGNKAIGPIRSTIERTFGSIRRWFHGGRCRYRGLAKTHTQNILESIAFNLYRTPGIIMSSSVG
- a CDS encoding GDP-L-fucose synthase family protein, with product MNKDAKIYVAGHRGLVGSAIWNNLRRKGYTNLVGRTHQELDLLDAVAVREFFDKEKPQYVFLAAAYVGGIMANNRFRADFIYRNLGIQQNIIGESYRHRVSKLMFLGSTCIYPRDARQPMREEELLTAPLEYTNEPYAIAKIAGLKMCESFNLQYGTNYIAVMPTNLYGPNDNFDLERSHVLPAMIRKIYLADRLLRHDEEAVRTDLSIRPVEGIDGSASFDDILSLLKRYGITAEKVSLWGTGRPMREFLWSEEMADACVFLVEHCDFADMYPHGTQEIRNCHINIGTGEEISIRDLASLIAKSIGYEGLIEFDSSKPDGTMRKLTDVSKLHALGWKHRIDITTGVRMLVDWYRPK
- the gmd gene encoding GDP-mannose 4,6-dehydratase, with protein sequence MKKKVALITGITGQDGSFLAEFLIEKGYEVHGILRRSSSFNTGRIEHLYLDEWVRDMKRERLINLHYGDMTDSSSLVRIIQTTRPSEIYNLAAQSHVKVSFDVPEYTAEADAVGTLRLLEAVRILGLEKETRIYQASTSELFGKVQEVPQRESTPFYPRSPYGVAKQYAFWITKNYRESYGMFAVNGILFNHESERRGETFVTRKITLAAARIKQGFQDKLYLGNLDARRDWGYARDYVECMWLMLQHDIPEDFVIATGEMHSVREFATLAFREVGIELEWKGCGVEEQGIDIATGRVLVEVDPKYFRPCEVDQLLGDPTKAKTLLRWNPTKTSFEELVRIMVEADMRFVRKLHMRAEIDNSHNE